In a single window of the Aminomonas paucivorans DSM 12260 genome:
- the glgC gene encoding glucose-1-phosphate adenylyltransferase, with product MILGKYGRVLGIVLAGGKGERLMPLTRYRAKPAVPFAAKYRIVDFALSNLVNSGLFSIYCLVQFKSQSLNEHIERGWQFGTALRGRDYFITVVPAQMWTGERWYEGTADAVFQNLHLVTLYDADRVCIFAADHIYKMDVEQMLQYHVDNHADVTVAANVVPVSEARSFGCIAVDETGRIVDFVEKPAVPPEIPGRPGFSYASMGNYIFEREVLEEAILEDNRIEGSSHDFGRDILPRVFKRCRMMAYDFPSNVLPGDDRPYWKDVGTIKAYFDAHMDLLQHPSDLTLYNPHWPIRTVSFADPPGFTYPDKGQSCSVVGTLRAEGSRVLGSIVHRSVLSRNCIIHAGAVLEECIVGQGVVVGENCKLRRVILDAYNVVPPNTVIGYNRDIDAERYHLDGDSGIVVLSMPKIQLRKNLRLPLEDQITTAIEGF from the coding sequence ATGATTCTGGGCAAGTACGGTCGCGTCCTGGGCATCGTCCTGGCCGGGGGGAAGGGGGAGCGCCTCATGCCCCTGACCCGCTACCGGGCCAAACCCGCGGTCCCCTTCGCGGCGAAATACCGCATCGTGGACTTCGCCCTGTCCAACCTGGTCAACAGCGGGCTCTTTTCCATCTACTGCCTCGTCCAGTTCAAGAGCCAATCCCTGAACGAGCACATCGAACGGGGCTGGCAGTTCGGCACCGCCCTTCGGGGGCGGGACTACTTCATCACCGTGGTTCCCGCCCAGATGTGGACGGGGGAACGCTGGTACGAGGGCACCGCCGACGCGGTGTTCCAGAACCTGCACCTGGTGACCCTCTACGACGCGGACCGGGTCTGCATCTTCGCGGCGGACCACATCTACAAGATGGACGTGGAACAGATGCTCCAGTACCACGTGGACAACCACGCGGACGTCACCGTGGCGGCCAACGTGGTGCCCGTAAGCGAGGCTCGCTCCTTCGGGTGCATCGCCGTGGACGAGACGGGGCGCATCGTGGACTTCGTGGAAAAACCCGCCGTCCCCCCGGAGATTCCCGGTCGCCCGGGCTTCAGCTACGCCTCCATGGGAAACTACATCTTCGAGCGGGAGGTCCTGGAGGAGGCCATCCTGGAGGACAACCGCATCGAGGGGAGCAGCCACGATTTCGGGAGGGACATCCTGCCCCGGGTCTTCAAGCGCTGCCGCATGATGGCCTACGACTTCCCCAGCAACGTTCTGCCCGGGGACGACCGCCCCTACTGGAAGGACGTGGGGACCATCAAGGCCTACTTCGACGCCCACATGGACCTGCTCCAGCATCCCTCGGACCTGACTCTCTACAACCCCCACTGGCCCATCCGCACCGTGTCCTTCGCGGACCCGCCGGGATTCACCTACCCCGACAAGGGGCAGAGCTGCTCCGTGGTGGGCACCCTCCGGGCCGAGGGAAGCCGGGTGCTGGGGTCCATCGTGCACCGGTCCGTCCTGTCCCGAAACTGCATCATCCACGCCGGAGCGGTCCTGGAGGAGTGCATCGTGGGCCAGGGCGTGGTGGTGGGGGAGAACTGCAAGCTCCGCCGGGTGATCCTGGACGCCTACAACGTGGTGCCCCCCAACACGGTGATCGGCTACAATCGGGACATCGACGCGGAACGGTACCACCTGGACGGCGATTCGGGGATCGTGGTGCTCTCCATGCCCAAGATCCAGCTTCGCAAAAACCTGAGGCTCCCCCTGGAGGACCAGATCACCACCGCCATCGAGGGCTTCTAA
- a CDS encoding lipid-binding SYLF domain-containing protein: MNATRLCRTTRPFLSLALALCLLALGAAAALASSPQERIRDCTKVLREMAKENDSGAMADLIRSAKGVAIFPSVVKAGLVFGGKYGEGLILRRDPGTGRWFGPSFLNVAGASWGLQIGVQSTALVLVITNDRGMEGFVGDKVTLGGDLSVAAGPVGRNAEAGTDSSLTASIYSYSMSKGLFAGLSLEGAVVSTEYDTNRSYWKKDLDSRRVLNTRATKDAIQPLIQELNRQIKRSRQ; the protein is encoded by the coding sequence ATGAACGCGACTCGTCTTTGCCGCACGACCCGCCCTTTCCTTTCCCTGGCCCTGGCCCTGTGCCTCCTGGCTCTGGGAGCCGCCGCCGCACTGGCCTCCTCCCCCCAGGAACGCATCCGGGACTGCACCAAGGTGCTCCGGGAGATGGCCAAGGAGAACGACTCCGGAGCCATGGCGGACCTGATCCGCTCCGCCAAGGGGGTGGCCATCTTCCCCTCGGTGGTGAAGGCGGGGCTGGTTTTCGGAGGCAAATACGGGGAAGGGCTGATCCTCCGCCGGGACCCCGGGACGGGACGCTGGTTCGGCCCCAGCTTTCTCAACGTGGCGGGGGCCTCCTGGGGCCTCCAGATTGGCGTGCAGTCCACCGCCCTGGTGCTGGTGATCACCAACGACCGGGGCATGGAGGGCTTCGTGGGGGACAAGGTCACCCTGGGAGGCGACCTCTCCGTAGCGGCGGGCCCGGTGGGGCGAAACGCCGAGGCGGGGACGGACTCCAGCCTCACGGCCTCCATCTACAGTTACTCCATGTCCAAGGGCCTCTTCGCGGGGCTCTCCCTGGAGGGGGCGGTGGTGAGCACGGAATACGACACCAACCGCAGCTACTGGAAGAAGGACCTGGACAGCCGCAGGGTGCTGAACACCCGGGCCACCAAGGACGCGATCCAGCCCCTGATCCAGGAGCTGAACCGGCAGATCAAGCGAAGCAGGCAGTAA
- a CDS encoding 2-phosphosulfolactate phosphatase yields MDIRVVLTPGDPLPGDRDGWLVVDLLRATSQIATFFDGGGQVLLPVETLEEARSLKERLGAGWLLMGERESLPPEGFDAGNSPLELLRLPQKARLRGVLTTTNGTRALLTALASGGRVFASCARNARAAARAVRETGDRLGILCAGLKGGLSWEDGLCAGLLVERLLEEEPRGATLDEGAELVRRAYRAGAGDFASGVLASEHARRLLDLGLGGDVAFCCEVDAGVSVPELTRWEGLPAFTG; encoded by the coding sequence ATGGATATCCGCGTGGTCCTGACGCCGGGGGATCCCCTCCCGGGGGACCGGGACGGTTGGCTGGTGGTGGACCTGCTTCGTGCCACGTCGCAGATCGCCACGTTCTTCGACGGAGGGGGCCAGGTGCTCCTGCCCGTGGAGACTCTGGAGGAGGCCCGTTCCCTGAAGGAACGGCTGGGGGCGGGGTGGCTGCTCATGGGGGAGCGGGAGTCCCTGCCCCCGGAGGGGTTCGACGCGGGCAATTCCCCCCTGGAGCTGCTTCGCCTTCCCCAGAAGGCGCGTCTTCGGGGGGTGCTCACCACCACCAACGGGACCCGGGCCCTGCTGACCGCTCTGGCCTCGGGGGGACGGGTCTTCGCCTCCTGCGCCCGCAACGCCCGAGCGGCGGCCCGGGCGGTCCGGGAGACGGGGGACAGGCTGGGGATCCTCTGCGCGGGGCTCAAGGGGGGGCTCTCCTGGGAGGACGGCCTCTGCGCGGGGCTTCTGGTGGAGCGGCTTCTGGAGGAGGAGCCCCGAGGGGCCACCCTGGACGAGGGGGCGGAACTGGTCCGCCGGGCCTATCGAGCCGGGGCGGGGGATTTCGCCTCCGGGGTTCTGGCCTCGGAGCACGCCCGCCGGCTGCTGGACCTGGGGTTGGGGGGGGACGTGGCCTTCTGCTGCGAGGTGGACGCCGGTGTTTCCGTGCCGGAACTGACGCGCTGGGAGGGGCTGCCCGCCTTCACGGGGTGA
- a CDS encoding universal stress protein: MPKKMLVAVDLSKLGQAVVTYGHSLAHRLNVETTFIHVMPAHQLWKGYEPWFPPNFDTEIREIAEKKIAYFVRKAEEDAPYPEHKSHSIVYASGDPGEQVIEYAKQHHMDLIVVGYKGQSTLEQLIVGSTASKIARYAPCSVLIYRPGFEVL, from the coding sequence ATGCCGAAGAAGATGCTCGTGGCGGTGGATCTGAGCAAGCTGGGACAGGCGGTGGTGACCTACGGCCATTCACTGGCGCACCGGCTGAACGTGGAGACCACCTTCATCCACGTGATGCCCGCGCACCAGCTCTGGAAGGGCTACGAACCCTGGTTCCCCCCCAACTTCGACACGGAGATCCGGGAGATCGCGGAGAAGAAGATCGCCTACTTCGTCCGCAAGGCGGAGGAAGACGCCCCGTACCCGGAACACAAGAGCCACTCCATCGTCTACGCCTCCGGGGACCCGGGGGAACAGGTCATCGAGTACGCCAAGCAGCACCACATGGACCTCATCGTGGTGGGCTACAAGGGACAGAGCACCCTGGAGCAGCTCATCGTGGGCAGCACCGCCTCCAAAATCGCCCGCTACGCCCCCTGCTCGGTGCTCATCTACCGCCCGGGCTTCGAGGTCCTGTAG
- a CDS encoding GDP-L-fucose synthase family protein: MERDAKVYVAGHRGLVGSALVRALRGEGFSNLLLRTRQELDLCRQEAVERFFREERPDYVFLAAAKVGGIGANSACGGDFILQNLLIQTHVLDCARSFGTRKLLFLGSSCIYPKFAPQPIREESFLDGKLEPTNEPYAVAKIAGVVAARALARQYGCPMVSVMPTNLYGPGDNFDLETSHVLPALIRRFHEAAEVQAPSVTLWGTGTPRREFLHVDDLARACLLVMERYEGEGILNVGTGEDLPIRDLAELVARETGYGGRILWDPYRPDGTPRKVLDVERMKALGWEPRIGLEEGVRETVRWYRESLRG; the protein is encoded by the coding sequence ATGGAGCGGGACGCCAAGGTCTACGTGGCGGGGCACCGGGGGCTGGTGGGTTCCGCCCTGGTGCGGGCCCTCCGGGGGGAGGGCTTCTCGAACCTGCTGCTGCGGACCCGACAGGAGCTGGACCTGTGCCGCCAGGAGGCGGTGGAGCGGTTCTTTCGGGAGGAGCGGCCGGACTACGTGTTCCTGGCGGCGGCCAAGGTGGGAGGCATCGGGGCCAACAGCGCCTGTGGGGGGGACTTCATCCTCCAGAACCTGCTGATCCAGACCCACGTGCTGGACTGCGCCCGGAGCTTCGGGACGCGCAAGCTCCTCTTCCTGGGCAGTTCCTGCATCTACCCCAAGTTCGCCCCCCAGCCCATCCGGGAGGAGTCCTTCCTGGACGGGAAGCTGGAGCCCACCAACGAGCCCTACGCGGTGGCCAAGATCGCGGGGGTCGTGGCGGCCCGGGCCCTGGCCCGGCAGTACGGGTGCCCCATGGTGAGCGTCATGCCCACGAACCTCTACGGTCCCGGGGACAACTTCGACCTGGAGACCTCCCACGTGCTCCCCGCCCTGATCCGGCGGTTCCACGAGGCGGCGGAGGTGCAGGCCCCGTCGGTGACCCTCTGGGGCACCGGGACCCCCCGGAGGGAGTTCCTCCACGTGGACGACCTCGCCCGGGCCTGCCTTCTGGTGATGGAGCGCTACGAGGGAGAGGGGATCCTCAACGTGGGCACGGGGGAGGACCTGCCCATCCGGGACCTGGCGGAGCTGGTGGCCCGGGAGACGGGCTACGGGGGGCGCATCCTCTGGGACCCCTACCGGCCCGACGGGACCCCCCGAAAGGTGCTGGACGTGGAGCGGATGAAGGCCCTGGGCTGGGAACCCCGGATCGGCCTGGAGGAGGGGGTTCGGGAAACGGTGCGGTGGTACCGGGAGAGCCTGCGGGGGTGA
- the gmd gene encoding GDP-mannose 4,6-dehydratase: MSKVALITGITGQDGAYLAEFLLGKGYEVHGIKRRSSLLNTGRIDHLYEDPHEVGVRMRLHYGDLTDATNLIRIVQEVRPDEIYNLAAQSHVQVSFETPEYTANSDALGTLRLLEALRILGLEKTTRFYQASTSELFGKVQETPQRETTPFCPRSPYAAAKLYAYWITVNYREAYGVFASNGILFNHESPLRGETFVTRKITRAAARIRLGLQKRAYLGNLDAKRDWGHARDYVEAMWLVLQHHRPDDFVIATGRTHTVREFADAAFREAGLPLRWEGSGVEERGIDGAGEVRVLVDPRYFRPTEVDLLLGDPTKAREELGWTPRVEFEELVRTMVEEDLNLFRRELLCRDAGYSVCPSLEERGPRAPRRG, from the coding sequence ATGTCCAAGGTCGCACTGATCACAGGCATCACCGGGCAGGACGGGGCCTACCTGGCGGAGTTCCTGTTGGGGAAGGGGTACGAGGTCCACGGCATCAAACGGCGCAGCTCCCTGTTGAACACGGGGCGCATCGACCACCTCTACGAGGACCCCCACGAGGTGGGGGTGCGCATGAGGCTGCACTATGGGGACCTCACCGACGCCACCAACCTGATCCGCATCGTCCAGGAGGTGCGCCCCGACGAGATCTACAACCTGGCGGCCCAGAGCCACGTGCAGGTGAGCTTCGAGACGCCGGAGTACACCGCCAACAGCGACGCCCTGGGCACCCTGCGGCTTCTGGAGGCCCTGCGCATCCTGGGGCTGGAGAAGACCACCCGGTTCTACCAGGCCTCCACCAGCGAGCTCTTCGGCAAGGTGCAGGAGACCCCCCAGCGGGAGACCACCCCCTTCTGCCCCCGGAGCCCCTATGCGGCGGCGAAGCTCTACGCCTACTGGATCACCGTGAACTACCGGGAGGCCTACGGGGTCTTCGCCTCCAACGGCATCCTCTTCAACCACGAGTCCCCCCTGCGGGGGGAGACCTTCGTGACCCGCAAGATCACCCGGGCGGCGGCACGGATCCGCCTGGGGCTCCAGAAGCGGGCGTACCTGGGGAACCTGGACGCGAAGCGGGACTGGGGTCACGCCCGGGACTACGTGGAGGCCATGTGGCTCGTGCTCCAGCACCACCGCCCCGACGACTTCGTCATCGCCACGGGGCGGACCCACACGGTGCGGGAGTTCGCCGACGCGGCCTTCCGGGAGGCGGGGCTGCCCCTGCGCTGGGAGGGGTCGGGGGTGGAGGAGCGGGGGATCGACGGGGCCGGGGAGGTGCGGGTGCTGGTGGACCCGCGCTACTTCCGTCCCACGGAGGTGGACCTGCTCCTGGGGGACCCGACCAAGGCCCGGGAGGAGCTGGGCTGGACCCCCAGGGTGGAGTTCGAGGAACTGGTGCGCACCATGGTGGAGGAGGACCTGAACCTCTTCCGGCGGGAGCTTCTCTGCCGGGACGCGGGGTACTCCGTGTGCCCGTCCCTGGAGGAGCGGGGCCCCCGCGCCCCGAGGCGGGGCTGA
- a CDS encoding NAD-dependent epimerase/dehydratase family protein gives MRILVTGGTGFLGVPVCRTLIGGGNEVLAALRPGSDPSRLPPGVLPAPFDPASPGTLEGALRGCDGVVHLAARTHRGDAADPAALPLYRETNVALTEALLRCAVRAGVRRFLFLSSIKAVGEGGGSPYDESSPCAPEDAYGISKREAEEAVGAAEDLETVVLRIPLAYGPGVKGNFRRLLETVARGTPLPLGGIRNARSLVSSQNLAEAVRTCLLHPAAAGKTFHVADREAPSTPELVRALAETLGVPPRLLPVPPALLLLAGILTGRRESVRKLTSSLVVRTDRIREVLGWTPPRTLREGLADTAAWWRASACGGLSS, from the coding sequence GTGCGCATTCTGGTCACGGGGGGCACGGGCTTTCTGGGCGTCCCGGTCTGCCGAACCCTGATCGGCGGGGGCAACGAGGTCCTGGCCGCCCTGCGCCCCGGCTCCGACCCCTCCCGGCTTCCTCCGGGGGTTCTCCCCGCCCCCTTCGATCCCGCCTCCCCCGGTACCCTGGAGGGGGCCCTTCGGGGATGCGACGGGGTGGTGCACCTGGCGGCCCGGACCCACCGGGGGGACGCGGCGGACCCGGCGGCCCTGCCCCTCTACCGAGAGACCAACGTGGCCCTCACGGAGGCCCTGCTGCGCTGCGCCGTCCGGGCGGGAGTCCGGCGGTTCCTCTTCCTCAGCTCCATCAAGGCGGTGGGGGAAGGGGGGGGCTCCCCTTACGACGAATCCTCCCCCTGCGCCCCCGAGGACGCCTACGGGATCAGCAAGCGGGAGGCGGAAGAGGCGGTGGGCGCCGCCGAAGACCTGGAGACGGTGGTCCTGCGCATCCCCCTGGCCTACGGCCCGGGGGTGAAGGGCAACTTCCGCCGCCTGCTGGAGACGGTGGCCCGAGGGACGCCCCTGCCCCTGGGGGGCATCCGCAACGCCCGAAGCCTGGTGTCCTCCCAAAACCTGGCGGAGGCGGTGCGGACCTGCCTCCTGCACCCCGCCGCGGCGGGAAAGACCTTCCACGTGGCGGACCGGGAGGCTCCCTCCACCCCCGAGCTGGTCCGCGCCCTGGCGGAGACCCTGGGGGTCCCCCCCCGGCTTCTGCCCGTCCCTCCCGCCCTGCTCCTCCTGGCGGGGATCCTGACGGGACGAAGGGAATCGGTCCGCAAGCTCACCTCCAGCCTGGTGGTCCGCACGGACCGGATCCGGGAGGTCCTGGGCTGGACTCCCCCCCGCACCCTCCGGGAGGGACTGGCGGACACCGCCGCGTGGTGGCGGGCCTCCGCCTGCGGGGGATTGTCGTCTTGA
- a CDS encoding MraY family glycosyltransferase, protein MTLLYALVAAALGFALSALLTGGVVRRAKRAGALDLPNERSSHRTPTPRGGGLGFVLTCTALLALLALLDRGGFRLWLALAGAFPVAWGGWLDDRRSLSPRLRLAVQAAAALWTLLCLGGVPVLDWGPSRWNLGLGGTMAAALALLWGTNLFNFMDGIDGFAGIEGASVFLLGGAAFLLRGPVPLGFLCLGLTGALGGFLLWNWPPAQIFMGDVGSGFLGFLFAAVALAGQLGGIPIPFWMVLGTGFFVDATATLLLRVGTGNSPVQPHREHAYQRLARHGLSHRTLSLALGSFNALWGLAALAALALAPQALMPLWGASWSAALAVWVLARCLPPTTDGTRRV, encoded by the coding sequence TTGACCCTCCTGTACGCCCTGGTGGCCGCAGCCCTGGGGTTCGCCCTCTCCGCCCTCCTCACCGGGGGGGTGGTGCGCCGGGCGAAACGAGCCGGGGCCCTGGACCTGCCCAACGAACGCAGCTCCCACCGAACCCCCACCCCCCGGGGTGGGGGCCTGGGGTTCGTCCTGACCTGCACAGCCCTGCTGGCCCTGCTGGCCCTGCTGGACCGAGGCGGCTTCCGCCTCTGGCTGGCCCTGGCTGGAGCGTTCCCCGTGGCCTGGGGAGGGTGGCTGGACGACCGCAGGTCCCTCTCCCCCCGGCTTCGCCTGGCGGTCCAGGCCGCCGCCGCCCTCTGGACCCTCCTGTGCCTCGGGGGAGTTCCGGTGCTGGACTGGGGACCGAGCCGGTGGAACCTGGGGTTGGGGGGGACGATGGCCGCCGCCCTGGCCCTGTTGTGGGGGACCAACCTCTTCAATTTCATGGACGGCATCGACGGGTTCGCGGGGATCGAGGGAGCCTCGGTCTTCCTCCTCGGGGGGGCGGCGTTCCTCCTGCGGGGCCCCGTCCCCCTGGGGTTCCTGTGCCTGGGCCTGACGGGGGCCCTGGGGGGATTTCTGCTCTGGAACTGGCCTCCCGCCCAAATCTTCATGGGGGACGTGGGAAGCGGCTTCCTGGGGTTCCTCTTCGCCGCCGTCGCCCTGGCGGGGCAACTGGGGGGCATCCCCATCCCCTTCTGGATGGTCCTGGGGACAGGGTTCTTCGTGGATGCCACCGCCACCTTGCTGCTTCGGGTGGGCACGGGAAACTCCCCCGTCCAGCCCCACCGGGAACACGCCTACCAGCGCCTGGCCCGGCATGGCCTCAGCCACCGGACCCTCTCCCTGGCCCTGGGAAGCTTCAACGCCCTCTGGGGCCTCGCTGCCCTGGCGGCCCTGGCCCTGGCCCCTCAGGCCCTGATGCCCCTGTGGGGGGCCTCCTGGAGCGCCGCCCTGGCGGTCTGGGTCCTCGCCCGCTGCCTGCCCCCCACCACCGACGGGACCCGGAGGGTGTAG
- a CDS encoding glycosyltransferase family 4 protein, translating to MRILLVTQYFWPENFRINELATQLRDRGHEITVFTGLPNYPSGKIFPGYGFCRRLREDYRGIPVIRFPHLPRGDRGFLGMAANFVSFALLGSLLAPFLLRGRPFDVIFVYEPSPITVGFPAVVMRALRKIPLVFWVQDLWPESLTSAGNIRSPWILKPVERMVRFLYRRFDRTLVTSRGFVPSVVRHGAPQDRVEYYPQSAERVFRPLEVPPDAPERGLLPVGFVLLFGGNIGVSQDFPTIMEAAELTRSRTDLHWVIIGSGRMEDWVREQVAARRLGKTVHLLGRHPLERMPRFFACADALLVTLKRDPIYGVTLPAKLQAYMACGRPVLAALDGEGAQVIRESGCGLAVPSGDPKALAEAALRLASLSGEERCSMGRRGRDYCSVHFDPERLLLRLEEILRDARVEEMHKEA from the coding sequence GTGCGCATCCTGCTGGTGACCCAGTACTTCTGGCCGGAGAACTTCCGCATCAACGAGCTGGCGACGCAGCTCCGGGACCGGGGACACGAGATCACCGTGTTCACGGGGCTCCCCAACTACCCCTCCGGGAAGATCTTCCCGGGATACGGCTTCTGCAGGCGCCTCCGGGAGGACTACCGGGGCATCCCGGTGATCCGCTTCCCCCACCTCCCCCGGGGAGACCGGGGCTTTCTGGGCATGGCGGCCAACTTCGTCTCCTTCGCCCTCCTGGGCAGCCTCCTGGCTCCCTTCCTGCTCCGGGGGCGGCCCTTCGACGTGATCTTCGTCTACGAACCCTCCCCCATCACCGTGGGCTTTCCCGCCGTGGTCATGCGGGCACTGCGGAAGATCCCCCTGGTGTTCTGGGTCCAGGACCTCTGGCCCGAAAGCCTCACCTCCGCGGGCAACATCCGCTCCCCCTGGATCCTCAAGCCCGTGGAACGGATGGTGCGGTTCCTGTACCGACGCTTCGACCGGACCCTGGTCACCTCCCGGGGCTTCGTCCCCTCGGTGGTCAGGCACGGGGCTCCCCAGGACCGGGTGGAGTACTACCCCCAGAGCGCCGAGCGGGTCTTCCGCCCCCTGGAGGTCCCCCCGGACGCACCGGAGCGGGGGCTCCTGCCGGTGGGGTTCGTGCTCCTCTTCGGGGGGAACATCGGGGTCTCCCAGGATTTCCCCACCATCATGGAGGCGGCGGAACTCACGCGAAGCCGCACGGACCTCCACTGGGTTATCATAGGCAGCGGCCGGATGGAGGACTGGGTCCGGGAGCAGGTGGCAGCGCGCCGACTTGGGAAAACGGTCCACCTCCTGGGGCGGCATCCCCTGGAGCGGATGCCCCGGTTCTTTGCCTGCGCCGACGCCCTGCTGGTGACCCTCAAGCGGGACCCCATCTACGGGGTGACCCTTCCGGCGAAGCTCCAGGCCTACATGGCCTGCGGACGCCCGGTCCTGGCGGCCCTGGACGGGGAAGGAGCCCAGGTGATCCGTGAATCGGGGTGCGGCCTCGCGGTCCCCTCGGGAGACCCGAAGGCCCTGGCGGAGGCGGCCCTGCGCCTCGCCTCCCTTTCCGGTGAGGAACGGTGCTCCATGGGAAGACGGGGACGGGACTACTGCTCCGTCCATTTCGATCCGGAACGACTTCTCCTGCGTCTGGAGGAGATCCTCCGGGACGCGAGGGTGGAGGAAATGCACAAGGAGGCATGA
- a CDS encoding SDR family oxidoreductase, protein MNCLVTGGAGFIGSNLVDALLADGHGVTVLDDLSSGYGENLAHLRGREGFRFLEGDVRDEALLAQAARGQEAVFHLAASVGNKRSIDNPLTDADINVLGTLKVLEAARSAGCRKVVFSSSAGIFGELKTLPIAEDHPVEPDSPYGCTKLCAEKLCLAYAKLYDLEAVALRYFNVYGPRQRFDAYGNVIPIFVFQILRGEPITVFGDGEQTRDFVHVRDVVQANVKAALSREVSGAFNIASGTRITLNDLVDLLRETGLSPKVLSGPPRPGDVRHSLADLRQARTLLGFEPRVDLREGLKEYVAWAREEAAR, encoded by the coding sequence ATGAACTGTTTGGTGACGGGAGGAGCGGGCTTCATCGGCTCCAACCTCGTGGATGCCCTGTTGGCGGACGGTCACGGGGTGACGGTTCTGGACGACCTCTCCTCGGGCTACGGGGAGAACCTGGCCCACCTGCGCGGACGGGAGGGTTTCCGTTTCCTGGAGGGGGACGTGCGGGACGAGGCACTCCTGGCACAGGCCGCCCGAGGGCAGGAGGCGGTGTTCCACCTGGCCGCCTCGGTGGGCAACAAGCGCTCCATCGACAACCCCCTGACGGACGCGGACATCAACGTCCTGGGGACCCTCAAGGTTCTGGAGGCGGCCCGCTCGGCGGGATGCCGGAAAGTGGTGTTCTCCTCCTCTGCGGGGATCTTCGGGGAGCTGAAGACCCTGCCCATCGCCGAGGACCACCCGGTGGAACCCGACTCCCCCTACGGCTGCACCAAGCTGTGCGCCGAAAAGCTGTGCCTGGCCTACGCCAAGCTCTACGACCTGGAGGCGGTGGCGCTGCGGTACTTCAACGTCTACGGCCCGAGGCAGCGCTTCGACGCCTACGGCAACGTCATCCCCATCTTCGTCTTCCAGATCCTCCGGGGGGAGCCCATCACCGTGTTCGGAGACGGAGAACAGACCCGGGACTTCGTGCACGTCCGGGACGTGGTGCAGGCCAACGTCAAGGCGGCCCTCTCCCGGGAGGTCAGCGGGGCCTTCAACATCGCCAGCGGCACCCGCATCACCCTGAACGACCTGGTGGACCTGCTGCGGGAGACGGGACTCTCCCCGAAGGTCCTCTCGGGCCCGCCGCGCCCCGGAGACGTGAGACACAGCCTTGCGGACCTCCGCCAGGCACGGACTCTCCTGGGCTTCGAACCCCGGGTGGACCTTCGGGAAGGGCTGAAGGAGTACGTGGCCTGGGCCCGGGAGGAAGCGGCCCGATGA
- a CDS encoding dTDP-4-dehydrorhamnose reductase family protein, with protein MNRLRVLILGGTGMVGHKMFQVLSSRPHLEVYATARDLHGLEGWFDDEALTRIRPHVDAADFDTVIRALASVQPDVVVNCIGLIKQLPLAEDPLTAITVNAQLPHRISLICRAAKARMIQIGTDCVFDGTRGGYREDDPSDAKDLYGRTKYLGEVTYPHCITLRTSIIGHELKGRLSLVEWFLAQKAPVRGYTRALYSGLTTPELARVVADYVLPHPELNGLYHLSVDPISKYDLLRLLATHYGVSTPIEPFDRVVIDRSLDSTRFRETTGYFPPTWPELVEALHRDYLACGIYALGGDGR; from the coding sequence ATGAACCGGCTTCGGGTCCTCATCCTCGGCGGCACGGGCATGGTGGGGCACAAGATGTTCCAGGTCCTCTCCTCCCGGCCCCATCTGGAGGTCTACGCCACCGCCCGGGACCTCCACGGCCTGGAGGGCTGGTTCGACGACGAGGCCCTGACCCGGATCCGCCCCCATGTGGACGCGGCGGACTTCGACACGGTCATCCGCGCCCTGGCCTCCGTCCAGCCCGACGTGGTGGTGAACTGCATCGGCCTCATCAAGCAGCTTCCCCTGGCGGAGGACCCCCTCACGGCCATCACCGTGAACGCCCAGCTTCCCCACCGTATCAGCCTCATCTGTCGGGCCGCCAAGGCCCGGATGATCCAGATCGGCACGGACTGCGTCTTCGACGGGACCCGGGGGGGCTATCGGGAGGACGACCCTTCCGACGCCAAGGACCTCTACGGACGCACCAAGTACCTGGGGGAGGTGACCTATCCTCACTGCATCACCCTCCGGACCTCCATCATCGGCCACGAGTTGAAGGGGCGCCTCTCCCTGGTGGAGTGGTTCCTGGCCCAGAAGGCCCCCGTCCGGGGCTACACCCGGGCCCTCTATTCCGGTCTCACCACCCCGGAGCTGGCCCGGGTGGTGGCGGACTACGTCCTGCCCCATCCGGAGCTGAACGGCCTCTACCACCTCTCCGTGGATCCCATCAGCAAGTACGACCTGCTGCGCCTGTTGGCGACCCACTACGGCGTGTCCACCCCCATCGAACCCTTCGACAGGGTGGTCATCGACCGATCCCTGGACTCCACCCGGTTCCGGGAGACCACGGGGTATTTCCCCCCCACCTGGCCAGAACTGGTGGAGGCCCTGCATCGGGACTACCTGGCATGCGGCATCTACGCTTTGGGAGGCGACGGACGATGA